One genomic window of Numida meleagris isolate 19003 breed g44 Domestic line chromosome 1, NumMel1.0, whole genome shotgun sequence includes the following:
- the ZBTB21 gene encoding zinc finger and BTB domain-containing protein 21 isoform X2, which translates to MEGLLHYINPAHAISLLSALNEERLKGQLCDVVLIVGDQKFRAHKNVLAASSEYFQTLFTNKENESQSVFQLDFCEPDAFDNVLNYIYSSSLFIEKGSLAAVQELGYSLGISFLTNIISKSPQAPFPACPIKKILYQDEDESSSQKRSVIVCQNRNEAQGKSVNQTQHDLSHTSKPLHSVAVKTSIRPQVAKPTETLHNLSLTERRWLKENPVSYTKFHETSGTVEDQNRGGLVKRSTVLPQKPLAEKEIASNEPGSSSQLLRGKAAELSLKRPRPPVLSLRGSSESTFLLREAGKGNGQGEDRNLLYYSKLGLVIPSSGSGPENQSIDRSGPLVKSLLRRSLSMDSQVPIYSPSVDLKPSQVSSSSSPGTADSQKIFNVASQKSCLKESSEKLALDEKPQVMHPHRLRSFSASQTTDREVASPLTEVRIKTEPSSPLSDPSEIIRVTVGDASVSTNKDFPFKTEDDHKEPSRLPAKRRFQADRRLPFKKLKVNEEGSPELEENFEEGSSPTHLDADFADSDVSKDEYSEMEEARPNKKFKCKHCLKIFRSTAGLHRHVNMYHNPEKPYACDICHKRFHTNFKVWTHCQTQHGIVKNPSPASSSHAVLDEKFQRKLIDIVREREIKKALIVKLRRGKQGFQGQSTSQAQQVIKRNLRSRTKGAYICVYCGKAYRFLSQFKQHIKMHPGEKPIGGNKVPKQKDHIHIESPVENKEVYQCRLCNAKLSSLIEQGNHERLCRNATVCPYCSLRFSSPELKHEHESKCEYKKLTCLECMRTFKSSFSIWRHQVEVHNQNTMAPSENFSLPILDHNGDITSSSRLHPQLESNKINNFTAKEDGVFSDSSEQINFDSEDSSCLPEDLSVSKQFKIQIKEEPADDIEDEVTETSREPKEVVSNKDAGLWPCEKCGKIFTVRKQLERHQELLCSVKPFICHVCNKAFRTNFRLWSHFQSHMSQAAEESTNKEPEESDTLFYHAPPLSAITFKRQYMCKLCHRTFKTAFSLWSHEQTHN; encoded by the exons ATGGAGGGGCTCTTGCATTACATAAATCCAGCACATGCCATTTCACTTCTAAGCGCACTGAATGAGGAGCGTCTAAAGGGACAGCTATGTGATGTTGTTCTCATAGTAGGAGATCAGAAATTTCGAGCTCATAAAAACGTTCTAGCTGCCAGCAGTGAATACTTCCAGACTCTGTTCACAAATAAGGAGAATGAGTCTCAGTCAGTGTTTCAACTAGACTTTTGTGAACCAGATGCTTTTGATAATGTGTTAAACTACATTTATTCTTCATCCTTGTTCATTGAGAAAGGCAGTCTTGCAGCTGTGCAAGAACTGGGCTACAGCCTTGGAATATCCTTTCTTACAAACATTATTTCTAAGAGCCCTCAAGCTCCTTTTCCAGCTTGCCCCATTAAGAAGATACTGTATCAAGATGAAGATGAAAgtagttctcagaagaggagtgTCATTGTCTGTCAGAACAGAAACGAAGCACAAGGGAAGAGTGTAAATCAAACACAACATGATTTAAGCCATACTTCTAAACCTTTACACTCTGTTGCTGTCAAAACTAGCATTAGACCACAAGTAGCAAAGCCAACTGAAACCCTTCACAATTTATCATTGACTGAAAGGAGATGGCTGAAAGAAAACCCTGTGAGCTATACCAAGTTTCATGAAACTTCTGGAACTGTGGAGGATCAGAACAGAGGTGGTTTAGTGAAAAGGAGCACAGTATTGCCTCAAAAACCtttagcagagaaagaaattgcaAGCAATGAACCAGGAAGCAGTAGTCAGCTTTtaagaggaaaggctgcagaGTTATCCTTAAAAAGACCACGTCCACCAGTCTTATCTCTGCGTGGCTCATCGGAATCTACGTTTTTGTTGCGAgaggcaggaaaaggaaatggtCAAGGTGAAGATAGGAATTTGCTATACTACTCAAAGTTAGGGCTAGTAATCCCATCTAGTGGATCTGGTCCTGAAAACCAAAGCATTGACAGAAGTGGTCCACTTGTAAAGAGTCTCCTTCGAAGGTCACTGTCTATGGACAGCCAGGTTCCTATTTATTCACCTTCTGTTGACCTAAAACCTTCGCAGGtatcctcctcctcttcaccagGAACTGCTGATTCCCAGAAGATATTTAATGTTGCATCTCAAAAGTCGTGCTTGAAAGAGTCATCAGAGAAGTTAGCCTTAGATGAAAAGCCACAGGTAATGCACCCACATCGCCTTAGGTCTTTCAGTGCCTCTCAGACAACCGATAGGGAAGTTGCTTCCCCTCTTACAGAGGTGCGAATAAAAACTGAACCTAGCAGTCCACTTTCAGATCCTTCTGAAATAATAAGAGTTACAGTGGGCGATGCATCAGTATCTACAAATAAAgactttccttttaaaactgaGGATGATCATAAGGAACCAAGTAGACTTCCAGCAAAAAGGAGATTTCAAGCTGATAGAAGGCTACCATTCAAGAAACTCAAGGTGAATGAGGAGGGTtctcctgagttggaagagaacTTTGAGGAAGGCTCAAGCCCTACGCACCTTGATGCCGATTTTGCCGATTCTGATGTCAGTAAAGATGAATACAGTGAAATGGAAGAAGCGAGaccaaataaaaaatttaaatgcaaacacTGCCTTAAAATTTTCAGATCAACAGCAGGTCTTCATCGTCATGTTAACATGTATCATAATCCAGAAAAGCCCTATGCTTGTGACATATGCCACAAGAGATTTCACACAAATTTCAAAGTGTGGACGCACTGCCAGACACAACATGGAATTGTGAAGaatccctcaccagcttccaGTTCACATGCTGTTTTGGATgaaaaattccaaagaaaactgATCGATAtagtgagagagagagaaattaaaaaagctCTAATAGTTAAACTAAGACGTGGCAAGCAAGGTTTTCAAGGACAATCTACTTCACAAGCACAACAAGTCATCAAAAGGAATTTAAGATCAAGAACCAAAGGAGCCTATATTTGTGTCTACTGTGGAAAAGCTTATCGTTTCCTCTCTCAGTTCAAACAACATATAAAAATGCATCCAGGGGAAAAACCAATTGGAGGAAATAAGGTTCCTAAGCAGAAAGACCATATTCATATTGAAAGTCCTGTAGAAAACAAGGAAGTTTATCAGTGCCGTCTCTGTAATGCTAAGCTCTCTTCACTTATTGAGCAGGGAAATCATGAGCGACTCTGTAGAAATGCTACTGTCTGTCCTTACTGCAGCCTTAGATTTTCTTCCCCAGAGCTGAAGCATGAGCATGAAAGCAAGTGTGAATACAAGAAGCTTACTTGTCTTGAGTGTATGCGCACCTTCAAATCATCCTTTAGTATTTGGCGTCATCAAGTTGAAGTTCACAATCAGAACACAATGGCTCCATCAGAGAACTTCTCTTTACCTATCCTGGACCACAATGGAGACATAACTAGTTCATCAAGGTTGCATCCTCAGTTGGAATCCAATAAAATTAACAATTTTACTGCAAAGGAAGACGGAGTATTCAGTGACTCGTCAGAACAGATTAATTTTGATTCTGAAGATTCCTCTTGCCTGCCTGAAGACTTAAGTGTTTCCAAGCAGTTTAAAATTCAAATCAAGGAAGAGCCTGCAGATGACATAGAGGATGAGGTCACTGAGACAAGCAGAGAACCAAAGGAAGTAGTCTCCAACAAAGATGCTGGTTTGTGGCCCTGTGAGAAGTGTGGGAAGATTTTCACTGTACGCAAGCAACTGGAGCGTCACCAAGAGCTCTTATGTTCTGTGAAGCCGTTTATTTGTCATGTGTGCAACAAGGCCTTCCGAACCAATTTCCGGCTGTGGAGTCACTTCCAGTCCCACATGTCGCAGGCTGCAGAGGAGTCCACAAATAAGGAGCCTGAG GAGTCAGATACGCTCTTCTACCATGCTCCACCACTCTCAGCAATCACATTCAAAAGACAGTACATGTGTAAACTCTGTCACAGGACTTTCAAGACAGCTTTTAGTCTTTGGAGCCATGAGCAGACACACAATTAG
- the ZBTB21 gene encoding zinc finger and BTB domain-containing protein 21 isoform X1, which translates to MEGLLHYINPAHAISLLSALNEERLKGQLCDVVLIVGDQKFRAHKNVLAASSEYFQTLFTNKENESQSVFQLDFCEPDAFDNVLNYIYSSSLFIEKGSLAAVQELGYSLGISFLTNIISKSPQAPFPACPIKKILYQDEDESSSQKRSVIVCQNRNEAQGKSVNQTQHDLSHTSKPLHSVAVKTSIRPQVAKPTETLHNLSLTERRWLKENPVSYTKFHETSGTVEDQNRGGLVKRSTVLPQKPLAEKEIASNEPGSSSQLLRGKAAELSLKRPRPPVLSLRGSSESTFLLREAGKGNGQGEDRNLLYYSKLGLVIPSSGSGPENQSIDRSGPLVKSLLRRSLSMDSQVPIYSPSVDLKPSQVSSSSSPGTADSQKIFNVASQKSCLKESSEKLALDEKPQVMHPHRLRSFSASQTTDREVASPLTEVRIKTEPSSPLSDPSEIIRVTVGDASVSTNKDFPFKTEDDHKEPSRLPAKRRFQADRRLPFKKLKVNEEGSPELEENFEEGSSPTHLDADFADSDVSKDEYSEMEEARPNKKFKCKHCLKIFRSTAGLHRHVNMYHNPEKPYACDICHKRFHTNFKVWTHCQTQHGIVKNPSPASSSHAVLDEKFQRKLIDIVREREIKKALIVKLRRGKQGFQGQSTSQAQQVIKRNLRSRTKGAYICVYCGKAYRFLSQFKQHIKMHPGEKPIGGNKVPKQKDHIHIESPVENKEVYQCRLCNAKLSSLIEQGNHERLCRNATVCPYCSLRFSSPELKHEHESKCEYKKLTCLECMRTFKSSFSIWRHQVEVHNQNTMAPSENFSLPILDHNGDITSSSRLHPQLESNKINNFTAKEDGVFSDSSEQINFDSEDSSCLPEDLSVSKQFKIQIKEEPADDIEDEVTETSREPKEVVSNKDAGLWPCEKCGKIFTVRKQLERHQELLCSVKPFICHVCNKAFRTNFRLWSHFQSHMSQAAEESTNKEPEVCPPANSPSPPPLPPPPPLPKIQPLEPDSPTGLSESSTTTEKLFVPQESDTLFYHAPPLSAITFKRQYMCKLCHRTFKTAFSLWSHEQTHN; encoded by the coding sequence ATGGAGGGGCTCTTGCATTACATAAATCCAGCACATGCCATTTCACTTCTAAGCGCACTGAATGAGGAGCGTCTAAAGGGACAGCTATGTGATGTTGTTCTCATAGTAGGAGATCAGAAATTTCGAGCTCATAAAAACGTTCTAGCTGCCAGCAGTGAATACTTCCAGACTCTGTTCACAAATAAGGAGAATGAGTCTCAGTCAGTGTTTCAACTAGACTTTTGTGAACCAGATGCTTTTGATAATGTGTTAAACTACATTTATTCTTCATCCTTGTTCATTGAGAAAGGCAGTCTTGCAGCTGTGCAAGAACTGGGCTACAGCCTTGGAATATCCTTTCTTACAAACATTATTTCTAAGAGCCCTCAAGCTCCTTTTCCAGCTTGCCCCATTAAGAAGATACTGTATCAAGATGAAGATGAAAgtagttctcagaagaggagtgTCATTGTCTGTCAGAACAGAAACGAAGCACAAGGGAAGAGTGTAAATCAAACACAACATGATTTAAGCCATACTTCTAAACCTTTACACTCTGTTGCTGTCAAAACTAGCATTAGACCACAAGTAGCAAAGCCAACTGAAACCCTTCACAATTTATCATTGACTGAAAGGAGATGGCTGAAAGAAAACCCTGTGAGCTATACCAAGTTTCATGAAACTTCTGGAACTGTGGAGGATCAGAACAGAGGTGGTTTAGTGAAAAGGAGCACAGTATTGCCTCAAAAACCtttagcagagaaagaaattgcaAGCAATGAACCAGGAAGCAGTAGTCAGCTTTtaagaggaaaggctgcagaGTTATCCTTAAAAAGACCACGTCCACCAGTCTTATCTCTGCGTGGCTCATCGGAATCTACGTTTTTGTTGCGAgaggcaggaaaaggaaatggtCAAGGTGAAGATAGGAATTTGCTATACTACTCAAAGTTAGGGCTAGTAATCCCATCTAGTGGATCTGGTCCTGAAAACCAAAGCATTGACAGAAGTGGTCCACTTGTAAAGAGTCTCCTTCGAAGGTCACTGTCTATGGACAGCCAGGTTCCTATTTATTCACCTTCTGTTGACCTAAAACCTTCGCAGGtatcctcctcctcttcaccagGAACTGCTGATTCCCAGAAGATATTTAATGTTGCATCTCAAAAGTCGTGCTTGAAAGAGTCATCAGAGAAGTTAGCCTTAGATGAAAAGCCACAGGTAATGCACCCACATCGCCTTAGGTCTTTCAGTGCCTCTCAGACAACCGATAGGGAAGTTGCTTCCCCTCTTACAGAGGTGCGAATAAAAACTGAACCTAGCAGTCCACTTTCAGATCCTTCTGAAATAATAAGAGTTACAGTGGGCGATGCATCAGTATCTACAAATAAAgactttccttttaaaactgaGGATGATCATAAGGAACCAAGTAGACTTCCAGCAAAAAGGAGATTTCAAGCTGATAGAAGGCTACCATTCAAGAAACTCAAGGTGAATGAGGAGGGTtctcctgagttggaagagaacTTTGAGGAAGGCTCAAGCCCTACGCACCTTGATGCCGATTTTGCCGATTCTGATGTCAGTAAAGATGAATACAGTGAAATGGAAGAAGCGAGaccaaataaaaaatttaaatgcaaacacTGCCTTAAAATTTTCAGATCAACAGCAGGTCTTCATCGTCATGTTAACATGTATCATAATCCAGAAAAGCCCTATGCTTGTGACATATGCCACAAGAGATTTCACACAAATTTCAAAGTGTGGACGCACTGCCAGACACAACATGGAATTGTGAAGaatccctcaccagcttccaGTTCACATGCTGTTTTGGATgaaaaattccaaagaaaactgATCGATAtagtgagagagagagaaattaaaaaagctCTAATAGTTAAACTAAGACGTGGCAAGCAAGGTTTTCAAGGACAATCTACTTCACAAGCACAACAAGTCATCAAAAGGAATTTAAGATCAAGAACCAAAGGAGCCTATATTTGTGTCTACTGTGGAAAAGCTTATCGTTTCCTCTCTCAGTTCAAACAACATATAAAAATGCATCCAGGGGAAAAACCAATTGGAGGAAATAAGGTTCCTAAGCAGAAAGACCATATTCATATTGAAAGTCCTGTAGAAAACAAGGAAGTTTATCAGTGCCGTCTCTGTAATGCTAAGCTCTCTTCACTTATTGAGCAGGGAAATCATGAGCGACTCTGTAGAAATGCTACTGTCTGTCCTTACTGCAGCCTTAGATTTTCTTCCCCAGAGCTGAAGCATGAGCATGAAAGCAAGTGTGAATACAAGAAGCTTACTTGTCTTGAGTGTATGCGCACCTTCAAATCATCCTTTAGTATTTGGCGTCATCAAGTTGAAGTTCACAATCAGAACACAATGGCTCCATCAGAGAACTTCTCTTTACCTATCCTGGACCACAATGGAGACATAACTAGTTCATCAAGGTTGCATCCTCAGTTGGAATCCAATAAAATTAACAATTTTACTGCAAAGGAAGACGGAGTATTCAGTGACTCGTCAGAACAGATTAATTTTGATTCTGAAGATTCCTCTTGCCTGCCTGAAGACTTAAGTGTTTCCAAGCAGTTTAAAATTCAAATCAAGGAAGAGCCTGCAGATGACATAGAGGATGAGGTCACTGAGACAAGCAGAGAACCAAAGGAAGTAGTCTCCAACAAAGATGCTGGTTTGTGGCCCTGTGAGAAGTGTGGGAAGATTTTCACTGTACGCAAGCAACTGGAGCGTCACCAAGAGCTCTTATGTTCTGTGAAGCCGTTTATTTGTCATGTGTGCAACAAGGCCTTCCGAACCAATTTCCGGCTGTGGAGTCACTTCCAGTCCCACATGTCGCAGGCTGCAGAGGAGTCCACAAATAAGGAGCCTGAGGTATGTCCACCAGCTAAttccccatcaccaccacctTTACCTCCGCCCCCACCACTACCCAAAATCCAGCCTTTGGAGCCTGATAGTCCAACGGGCTTGTCTGAAAGCTCCACTactactgaaaaattatttgtacCGCAGGAGTCAGATACGCTCTTCTACCATGCTCCACCACTCTCAGCAATCACATTCAAAAGACAGTACATGTGTAAACTCTGTCACAGGACTTTCAAGACAGCTTTTAGTCTTTGGAGCCATGAGCAGACACACAATTAG